A genomic stretch from Sinorhizobium terangae includes:
- a CDS encoding energy-coupling factor transporter transmembrane component T family protein yields MLTSLYVEGNSWFHRLPVRVKLIALLLLSLSLFATQSLYLLVPAFLLCGWLYFSLGMTLRQALARIGLVFFTILVLAAVNFFLLPLPEVAALVLRLMALVFFAAAVTATTTISAFMDEITILLKPLERIGLLNAADVSLALGLVLRFVPDIFARYEAIREAHRARGLPIRPLTIIGPLIVLTLKDADTIAAAIDARGFRRQ; encoded by the coding sequence ATGCTGACGAGCCTCTACGTGGAGGGCAATAGCTGGTTTCACCGTCTGCCGGTGCGCGTGAAACTCATTGCCCTCCTGCTCCTCAGCCTCTCGCTCTTCGCGACGCAATCGCTCTACCTGCTCGTGCCCGCATTCCTGCTCTGCGGATGGCTCTACTTTTCGCTTGGCATGACGTTGCGCCAGGCACTCGCGCGGATCGGTCTCGTTTTTTTCACCATCCTCGTCCTTGCTGCCGTCAACTTTTTCCTTCTGCCCCTCCCCGAAGTCGCCGCGCTGGTGCTGCGGCTGATGGCGCTGGTGTTCTTCGCCGCCGCGGTGACAGCGACGACGACAATCAGCGCCTTCATGGACGAGATCACGATCCTTCTGAAGCCGCTCGAGCGCATCGGCTTGCTCAATGCCGCCGATGTCAGCCTGGCGCTCGGCCTCGTGCTACGCTTCGTTCCGGACATCTTCGCCCGCTATGAGGCTATCCGCGAGGCGCATCGCGCGCGGGGCCTGCCGATACGGCCGCTGACGATCATCGGGCCGCTTATCGTCCTGACGCTCAAAGATGCGGATACGATTGCCGCGGCCATTGACGCTCGCGGATTTCGGCGGCAATAA
- a CDS encoding energy-coupling factor ABC transporter ATP-binding protein, which yields MDIRFTDCSVSFGERVALHPLTLALDERRIGIIGLNGSGKTTFARLINGLVKPTRGRVMVNGLDTVKDEKAVLAEAGFIFQNPQHQLIMPIVCDDIAFGLKNRGLPQHEVAARTEAALTRFGVTHLARRRVHELSGGETQLVAMASVVVTGPKILILDEPTNQLDLRNRRMVADTIDTLDEDTIVITHDLALVEGVERLLLFHEGRLLADGKPAETIRRYHEVAGC from the coding sequence TTGGATATTCGCTTTACCGATTGCTCGGTCAGCTTCGGCGAACGAGTCGCGCTCCATCCCCTGACACTCGCCCTTGACGAACGCCGCATCGGCATCATCGGCCTCAACGGCTCCGGCAAGACGACCTTCGCGCGGCTGATCAACGGGCTCGTCAAGCCGACCAGGGGCCGGGTGATGGTCAATGGCCTCGATACGGTCAAGGACGAGAAGGCCGTGCTCGCCGAGGCAGGCTTCATTTTTCAGAACCCGCAGCACCAGTTGATCATGCCGATCGTCTGCGACGATATCGCATTCGGACTGAAAAATCGCGGCTTGCCTCAGCACGAAGTCGCCGCACGCACCGAGGCGGCGCTGACGCGCTTCGGCGTCACGCATCTTGCCCGGCGCCGTGTGCATGAGCTTTCGGGTGGCGAAACGCAACTCGTCGCCATGGCGAGCGTCGTCGTTACCGGGCCGAAGATCCTGATTCTCGATGAGCCGACCAACCAGCTCGACCTCCGCAACCGCCGCATGGTCGCGGATACGATCGACACGCTCGACGAAGATACCATCGTCATCACCCACGACCTTGCGCTTGTCGAAGGCGTCGAAAGGCTGTTGCTCTTCCACGAGGGTCGGCTGCTCGCCGATGGCAAACCCGCCGAAACGATCCGGCGGTATCACGAGGTGGCCGGATGCTGA
- a CDS encoding biotin transporter BioY, producing the protein MNTRDLVLVALFAAIVVVLGLIPPITLGFIPVPITAQSMGVMLAGCIIGAKRGALAFLLFVLLVAIGLPVLSGGRGGLAVLAGPSGGFILGWAVAAYVTGLIAERFIHEGQPESRQFGGFFLASVVGGIVVLYGIGVPWLSAVTGTPLLAAATGSLAFIPGDLLKAAIATLAARAVYAGYPLLPVRA; encoded by the coding sequence ATGAACACCAGAGATCTCGTCCTCGTCGCGCTTTTTGCCGCGATCGTCGTCGTACTTGGCCTCATCCCGCCGATCACGCTCGGTTTCATCCCTGTTCCGATCACGGCGCAGTCGATGGGCGTGATGCTCGCCGGCTGCATCATCGGCGCTAAACGCGGGGCGCTCGCCTTCCTGCTGTTCGTCCTCCTGGTCGCCATCGGCCTGCCCGTGCTTTCCGGCGGACGCGGCGGTCTCGCTGTTCTGGCTGGCCCTTCGGGCGGCTTCATCCTCGGCTGGGCGGTCGCAGCCTACGTCACGGGCCTTATCGCCGAGCGCTTCATTCATGAGGGCCAGCCGGAGAGCCGTCAGTTCGGCGGGTTCTTCCTGGCCTCGGTCGTCGGCGGCATCGTCGTGCTCTACGGGATCGGCGTGCCATGGCTGTCCGCCGTCACCGGCACGCCGCTGCTCGCGGCCGCGACAGGTTCGCTCGCCTTCATCCCCGGCGACCTTTTGAAGGCGGCGATCGCGACCCTTGCCGCCCGCGCCGTCTACGCCGGCTATCCGCTGCTGCCGGTCCGCGCCTGA